One region of Carbonactinospora thermoautotrophica genomic DNA includes:
- a CDS encoding GatB/YqeY domain-containing protein: MTTLKERLQSDLQDAIRNRDEVRTATVRLALAAITTEEVAGKQARELSDEEVVRVLQREVKKRREAAEAYAAAGRADRADRERAEAAVLEEYLPAQLSDEELSRLVAEAISELGATDPKAMGQVMKTLQPKVAGRAEGARVAAEVRKQLAGG, translated from the coding sequence ATGACCACGCTGAAAGAACGCCTTCAGAGTGACCTGCAGGACGCGATCAGGAACCGGGACGAGGTCCGCACCGCGACCGTACGCCTGGCGTTGGCCGCGATCACGACCGAGGAGGTCGCCGGCAAGCAGGCCCGCGAGCTCTCCGACGAGGAAGTGGTCAGGGTCCTGCAGCGCGAGGTCAAGAAGCGCCGCGAGGCCGCCGAGGCGTACGCCGCGGCGGGCCGGGCCGACCGCGCGGATCGGGAGCGGGCCGAGGCCGCGGTGCTCGAGGAGTACCTGCCGGCCCAGCTGTCCGACGAGGAGTTGAGCCGGCTGGTCGCCGAGGCGATCTCCGAGCTCGGCGCCACCGACCCCAAGGCCATGGGACAGGTCATGAAGACGCTTCAGCCCAAGGTCGCGGGCCGCGCCGAGGGCGCTCGCGTCGCCGCCGAGGTACGCAAGCAGCTCGCGGGCGGCTGA
- a CDS encoding WhiB family transcriptional regulator, which translates to MSWYSEWATRAACRSVDPDTLFVQGAAQNRAKALCLGCPVRTECLADALDNRIEFGVWGGMTERERRALLRRRPNVTSWRKLLLSAREEYEKTRVMGGTKGTARVPVTAR; encoded by the coding sequence ATGAGTTGGTACTCGGAGTGGGCGACGCGAGCAGCGTGCCGCAGCGTTGATCCGGACACGCTTTTCGTCCAGGGCGCTGCCCAGAACCGGGCCAAGGCCCTATGCCTTGGCTGCCCGGTGCGGACGGAATGCCTGGCGGACGCGCTGGACAACCGTATCGAGTTCGGCGTGTGGGGCGGCATGACCGAGCGCGAGCGGCGTGCGCTGCTCCGGCGGCGGCCGAACGTGACCTCGTGGCGCAAGCTCCTGCTGTCCGCCCGCGAGGAGTACGAGAAGACCCGCGTCATGGGGGGGACGAAAGGCACGGCCCGGGTACCGGTGACCGCGCGGTGA
- a CDS encoding phospholipase D-like domain-containing protein, protein MSSPPAHYSPAVGQLDGAQGQALGRVGEGQDPKSVERWITKNRTPRRATAFKTAKLLGMPVSWLWPELDGDTAPVTKSEVVAFYPHRSQTPKRLWLDLLTAAEEEISLLAYASLFLPEENPEAIAVLRRKAEAGVKVRIVLGDPDSPEVALRGVEEQLYDAIPARVRMAIAYYRPLVGVPGVRFHLHRTTLYNSIFRFDDEMLINQHIYGVYGYMAPILHLRRIEGCDLFDTYANSFERVWAVSYPIEQITADQENHG, encoded by the coding sequence ATGTCATCCCCTCCCGCGCACTACTCCCCCGCGGTAGGGCAGTTGGACGGCGCGCAGGGTCAGGCCCTCGGGCGGGTGGGCGAAGGCCAGGACCCGAAGAGCGTCGAACGCTGGATCACCAAGAACAGGACTCCCCGCCGCGCCACGGCCTTCAAGACCGCGAAGCTGTTGGGGATGCCGGTGTCTTGGCTGTGGCCCGAACTCGACGGCGACACGGCACCCGTCACCAAGTCAGAAGTCGTCGCCTTCTACCCGCACCGGTCGCAGACACCCAAACGCCTGTGGCTGGACTTGCTCACCGCCGCGGAAGAGGAGATCTCGCTGCTCGCCTACGCCAGCCTCTTCCTACCGGAGGAAAACCCCGAGGCGATCGCTGTGCTTCGACGCAAGGCCGAAGCCGGGGTGAAAGTACGAATCGTCCTCGGCGACCCGGACAGTCCCGAGGTTGCCCTACGCGGCGTCGAAGAACAGCTTTACGACGCTATCCCCGCCCGCGTGCGGATGGCGATCGCCTACTACCGGCCGCTGGTCGGCGTTCCCGGTGTCCGTTTCCACTTGCACCGGACGACGCTCTACAACTCGATCTTCCGATTCGACGACGAGATGCTGATCAACCAGCACATCTACGGGGTGTACGGATACATGGCCCCGATCCTGCACCTGCGCCGCATCGAAGGATGCGACCTGTTCGACACGTACGCGAACAGCTTCGAGCGCGTCTGGGCTGTGTCCTACCCGATCGAGCAAATCACAGCCGATCAGGAGAACCACGGCTGA
- a CDS encoding metallophosphoesterase, which produces MRPRYAVPLGIVATGAAGLAYAAGYEVRSFRLRRVEVPVLKPGERPLRILHLSDIHMIPGQRKKQRWLHSLDIYAPDLVINTGDNLSHPDAVPEVLDALGPLLKRPGAFVFGSNDYYQSTPKNPVKYLLPDTGERSIHGPMNPWEDMRDAFRDAGWLDLTNTRDRLKVDGREIEFVGVDDPHIRRDRYHLVAGKADPAADLAIGVLHAPYTHVLDRMVADGFPLIIAGHTHGGQLCVPFYGALVTNCDLDRKRARGLSRYGGPERGLDHEAWLHVSAGIGTSRFAPVRFACPPEAVLLTLVPRDS; this is translated from the coding sequence ATGCGACCGCGTTACGCCGTACCGCTCGGGATCGTCGCGACCGGAGCCGCCGGGCTCGCGTATGCGGCCGGGTACGAGGTGCGCTCGTTCCGGCTGCGGCGCGTCGAGGTGCCCGTGCTCAAGCCTGGGGAACGTCCCCTGCGGATACTGCACCTCTCCGACATCCACATGATCCCCGGCCAGCGGAAGAAGCAGCGCTGGCTGCACTCGCTCGACATCTACGCGCCCGACCTCGTCATCAACACGGGCGACAACCTGTCTCACCCGGATGCCGTACCGGAGGTCCTGGACGCGCTCGGCCCGTTGCTGAAGCGGCCGGGCGCCTTCGTGTTCGGATCCAACGACTACTACCAGTCCACGCCGAAGAACCCGGTCAAGTACCTGCTCCCCGACACCGGCGAACGGTCGATCCACGGGCCCATGAACCCGTGGGAGGACATGCGCGACGCGTTTCGGGACGCGGGCTGGCTGGACCTCACCAACACCCGCGACCGGCTCAAGGTGGACGGTCGCGAGATCGAGTTCGTCGGCGTGGACGACCCGCACATCCGCCGCGACCGGTACCACCTGGTGGCCGGCAAGGCCGATCCGGCCGCGGACCTCGCGATCGGCGTGCTGCACGCCCCGTACACGCACGTCCTGGACCGGATGGTGGCCGACGGGTTCCCACTGATCATCGCCGGACATACGCACGGCGGCCAGCTGTGCGTGCCGTTCTACGGCGCCCTGGTCACCAACTGCGACCTGGACCGCAAGCGGGCCCGCGGCCTCTCCCGGTACGGCGGCCCGGAGCGTGGCCTGGACCACGAGGCGTGGCTGCACGTCTCCGCGGGGATCGGCACCTCCCGGTTCGCTCCGGTGCGGTTCGCGTGCCCGCCGGAGGCGGTCCTGCTGACGCTGGTCCCGCGCGACTCCTGA
- a CDS encoding transglycosylase domain-containing protein gives MSRLPSVPDRGFAQQVTMFVGVSVLAGLLLAGLLLPFVGAAGLSARSAAEGFQNIPGDLRQVPLAQRTRILDARGRQIAVLFDENRIVVPLSKMAKVMQQAIIAIEDARFYEHGGVDLKGTLRALITNTQAGDTVQGGSSITQQYVKNALIEAANGDEEQIRAAREQTVARKIRELKYAIALEEQLPKDKILENYLNIAYFGGGAYGVEAAARHYFNTSAADLTLPQAALIAGLVRNPAAYDPVDHPEAARTRRNTVISRMAELKMITPEQAARAKAAGLGLKIRPTRNGCANAQPRYNAWFCDYVTRLIETDPAFGATPEERRALLRRGGLTIRTTLDPTVQKAAYNAIVNRVYPTDRVASAMSVVEPGTGQIKAMVQSKGYGGTGGINYNVEHKYHGSQHGFQAGSTFKVFVAAAALQQGIRGDHTIFSPNSMTITEPYQTCDQPVRDTWTVSNELSSEHGNYNMAQALALSINTYFAQLEKETGICEPLKLAKAMGVKRGDGGEWRQVKSFTLGVNEVTPLSMAGAYATFAARGMHCEPYAITSITTADGRQLPVRRANCQQVLEERIADAMNALLKGVIEHGTGAGRANIGRPAAGKTGTTQDRKDVWFVGYTPQLSGAVWVGSAKTPFPLRHIRIGGRYWNDVCSGCLPAPIWKNAMKTALDGVPVQDFAPAPGDLIGNIFNTPQPQDTPPQPVQIQPQPVPPKPSDFSPFLPPQEPANPDCSMWWQLPQECRPPRDHDEERSDPLFP, from the coding sequence ATGTCCAGACTGCCCTCGGTCCCCGATCGTGGCTTCGCCCAGCAGGTCACGATGTTCGTGGGCGTGAGCGTGCTGGCCGGCCTCCTGCTGGCCGGCCTCCTCCTGCCGTTCGTGGGTGCCGCGGGCCTTTCGGCGCGCTCCGCCGCCGAGGGCTTCCAGAACATCCCCGGTGACCTCAGGCAGGTCCCGCTCGCGCAGCGGACCCGGATCCTCGACGCGCGGGGCAGGCAGATCGCCGTCCTGTTCGACGAGAACCGCATCGTCGTGCCCTTGAGCAAGATGGCCAAGGTCATGCAGCAGGCGATCATCGCGATCGAGGACGCCCGGTTCTACGAGCACGGCGGGGTCGACCTGAAAGGCACGCTGCGCGCGCTGATCACCAACACGCAGGCGGGCGACACCGTCCAGGGCGGCTCGTCGATCACGCAGCAGTACGTCAAGAACGCGCTCATCGAGGCGGCCAACGGCGACGAGGAACAGATCCGCGCCGCCCGGGAGCAGACCGTCGCCCGCAAGATCCGCGAGCTGAAGTACGCGATCGCCCTGGAAGAGCAGCTCCCCAAGGACAAGATCCTGGAGAACTACCTCAACATCGCGTACTTCGGCGGCGGCGCGTACGGGGTCGAGGCCGCCGCCCGGCACTACTTCAACACCAGCGCCGCCGACCTCACCCTCCCGCAGGCCGCCCTGATCGCCGGCCTGGTGCGCAACCCGGCCGCGTACGATCCGGTGGACCACCCGGAAGCGGCGCGGACGCGGCGTAACACGGTCATCAGCCGGATGGCCGAACTCAAGATGATTACTCCGGAGCAGGCAGCCCGGGCCAAGGCCGCCGGACTCGGCCTCAAGATCAGGCCCACGCGCAACGGCTGCGCGAACGCCCAGCCGAGATACAACGCCTGGTTCTGCGACTACGTGACCCGGCTCATCGAAACCGACCCGGCGTTCGGCGCCACGCCCGAGGAGCGCCGCGCGCTCCTGCGCCGGGGCGGCCTCACCATCCGCACCACGCTCGACCCCACGGTCCAGAAGGCCGCGTACAACGCGATCGTCAACCGCGTGTACCCGACCGACCGCGTCGCCTCCGCCATGTCCGTGGTCGAGCCCGGCACCGGCCAGATCAAGGCGATGGTGCAGAGCAAGGGGTACGGCGGGACCGGCGGCATCAACTACAACGTCGAGCACAAGTACCACGGCTCGCAGCACGGTTTCCAGGCGGGCTCCACGTTCAAGGTGTTCGTCGCGGCCGCTGCCCTGCAGCAGGGCATCCGAGGGGACCACACGATCTTCTCCCCGAACTCGATGACCATCACCGAGCCGTACCAGACCTGCGACCAGCCGGTGCGTGACACCTGGACCGTCTCGAACGAGCTGAGCAGCGAGCACGGCAACTACAACATGGCGCAGGCGCTGGCGCTCTCCATCAACACCTACTTCGCGCAACTGGAGAAGGAGACCGGCATCTGCGAGCCGCTGAAGCTCGCCAAGGCCATGGGCGTCAAGCGTGGCGACGGCGGCGAATGGCGGCAGGTCAAGAGCTTCACCCTCGGAGTGAACGAGGTCACCCCGCTGTCGATGGCCGGCGCGTACGCGACCTTCGCCGCCCGGGGCATGCACTGCGAGCCGTACGCGATCACCAGCATCACCACCGCCGACGGCAGGCAGCTCCCGGTGCGCCGGGCGAACTGCCAGCAAGTGCTCGAGGAGCGGATCGCCGACGCCATGAATGCGCTGCTCAAAGGCGTGATCGAGCACGGCACCGGCGCCGGCCGGGCCAACATCGGCCGGCCGGCCGCCGGCAAGACCGGCACCACCCAGGACCGCAAGGACGTCTGGTTCGTCGGGTACACGCCGCAGCTCTCCGGCGCCGTCTGGGTCGGGAGCGCCAAGACCCCCTTCCCGCTCCGTCACATCAGGATCGGCGGCAGGTACTGGAACGACGTCTGCAGCGGCTGCCTTCCCGCGCCGATCTGGAAGAACGCCATGAAGACCGCGCTGGACGGCGTGCCCGTCCAGGACTTCGCGCCCGCCCCGGGCGACCTGATCGGCAACATCTTCAACACCCCGCAGCCGCAGGACACGCCCCCGCAGCCGGTGCAGATCCAGCCGCAGCCCGTCCCGCCCAAGCCGAGCGACTTCTCGCCGTTCCTGCCGCCGCAGGAGCCCGCAAATCCGGACTGCAGCATGTGGTGGCAGCTCCCCCAGGAGTGCCGCCCGCCCCGCGACCACGACGAAGAACGGTCCGACCCGCTCTTCCCGTGA